One part of the Saprospiraceae bacterium genome encodes these proteins:
- a CDS encoding regulator codes for MTKYYLYNPIYALLMICIFFTSCNGQEKTNTHKDSITSKQIPTVIRNFKAVAVPPDFDTTLVSQYIRSIFQDSKGNLWFGTLGEGVVRYDVKTLTYFSNPDGFNSTSVYAINEDKNGNLWFGTDQGVYKYDGKTFRNYNQKDGLNHIDISRKSILVDKSGTIWVGTHGGVYQYDPSIDSKGGQCFSLFQLLPPINVVDIMEDKNGNIWFASSDNGVFRYDARLNEEIGQGKTIVNFNDKEGLSENYAGGVAQDKIGNMWFTFKNGICKFDGKTFTEYTSKDGLNGTEFWGIIIEQSGIIWVTARGSTTRFDPSVPLPNPKAFTMFTPDNGLNCCVQSMYQDKSGNMWWGAGSGLFRFDGKRFYQVKQKGPW; via the coding sequence ATGACAAAATACTACTTATACAATCCAATTTATGCACTGCTTATGATATGCATATTTTTCACTTCCTGCAACGGACAAGAAAAAACAAACACACATAAAGACTCAATTACGTCCAAACAAATTCCAACAGTAATAAGAAACTTTAAGGCGGTTGCTGTGCCACCCGATTTTGACACTACCTTAGTCAGTCAATATATCCGAAGTATTTTTCAGGATTCGAAAGGGAATTTATGGTTTGGTACCTTAGGCGAAGGCGTAGTGAGGTATGATGTAAAAACGCTGACCTACTTTTCCAATCCTGATGGTTTTAATAGTACCTCTGTTTATGCAATTAATGAAGATAAAAATGGTAATCTTTGGTTTGGAACCGACCAGGGAGTGTATAAATATGATGGAAAAACATTTAGAAATTATAATCAAAAAGATGGATTAAATCATATCGATATAAGTCGAAAAAGTATTCTTGTTGACAAATCGGGTACAATTTGGGTTGGTACGCACGGTGGCGTTTACCAATATGACCCATCAATAGATAGCAAAGGTGGTCAATGCTTCTCACTGTTTCAATTGCTCCCACCAATAAATGTTGTAGATATTATGGAAGACAAAAATGGAAACATTTGGTTTGCTTCGTCTGATAATGGTGTCTTTCGCTATGATGCCCGCCTGAATGAAGAAATCGGGCAGGGAAAAACTATTGTAAACTTCAATGACAAAGAAGGCTTGAGCGAGAACTATGCAGGTGGCGTTGCACAAGACAAAATAGGCAATATGTGGTTTACCTTCAAAAATGGTATTTGCAAATTTGACGGCAAAACTTTTACAGAATATACTTCCAAAGACGGCTTAAACGGAACTGAGTTTTGGGGAATAATTATAGAACAGTCGGGAATTATTTGGGTTACAGCCCGGGGCAGCACAACCAGATTTGACCCTTCCGTTCCCTTACCAAATCCAAAAGCGTTTACAATGTTTACACCTGATAACGGTTTAAATTGTTGTGTTCAAAGTATGTATCAGGATAAATCAGGAAATATGTGGTGGGGTGCAGGAAGTGGGCTCTTCCGATTTGATGGCAAACGATTTTATCAGGTTAAACAGAAAGGACCTTGGTAG
- a CDS encoding type II toxin-antitoxin system HicA family toxin, translating into MKALNLEKLIGTKGWYFVKQNGCHKIYKHEAISGIIVIPFHGSKDLPKGTEISILKKAGLKK; encoded by the coding sequence ATAAAGGCCCTAAACCTTGAAAAGCTTATTGGAACGAAAGGTTGGTATTTTGTAAAACAAAATGGGTGTCATAAAATATACAAACACGAAGCAATATCCGGAATCATAGTAATTCCATTTCATGGATCGAAAGATTTACCAAAGGGTACTGAAATTAGTATTTTGAAAAAAGCAGGATTAAAAAAGTAA
- a CDS encoding helix-turn-helix transcriptional regulator, whose amino-acid sequence MIFEQYHLPSNLKYHIESILYFKGLNPNHSIERIVPTGHVFVVFELDNIPRNTFDNKTLRPLETYTKVWVSGTHRKFISISAHQQSEMLAIQFKPAGAFPFLHCPIQELNDKVVSAKEIFGTEVLELREEILIAENPHAKFNLVSNWLEERFENKKKAPEYLLDFIERLQNEPVTNLNNIIETYPATQKQLIEHFKKYVGLTPKYYHRILRFNEILKIINKNERLPWTEVAYSCDYSDQSHFIKEFFLFSGFNPKEFIKMEFPKERTNFFPLDKKG is encoded by the coding sequence ATGATTTTTGAACAATATCACCTTCCGTCTAACCTTAAATATCACATTGAGTCTATTTTGTATTTTAAGGGTCTCAATCCCAATCATTCGATAGAAAGAATTGTCCCCACAGGACATGTCTTTGTAGTTTTTGAATTAGATAATATTCCTCGAAATACTTTTGATAATAAAACATTAAGACCCCTTGAAACATATACAAAAGTTTGGGTTTCGGGTACACATAGAAAATTTATTTCTATATCCGCACATCAACAATCTGAAATGCTCGCCATTCAGTTTAAACCTGCAGGGGCATTCCCTTTTTTACATTGTCCTATTCAAGAGCTGAATGATAAAGTAGTTTCAGCAAAAGAAATATTTGGAACTGAAGTTCTAGAATTGAGAGAAGAAATTTTGATTGCAGAAAATCCGCATGCAAAATTCAATCTTGTTTCAAATTGGTTAGAAGAAAGGTTTGAAAACAAAAAAAAAGCACCTGAATACTTATTGGATTTCATAGAAAGACTTCAAAATGAACCTGTCACCAACTTAAATAATATTATAGAGACTTATCCAGCTACTCAAAAGCAATTAATTGAACACTTTAAGAAATATGTTGGGCTAACGCCAAAATATTATCATCGTATTTTGAGATTTAATGAAATTTTGAAAATAATTAATAAAAATGAAAGGCTGCCTTGGACAGAGGTAGCATACAGTTGCGATTACTCAGACCAATCCCACTTTATTAAAGAGTTTTTCCTTTTTTCAGGTTTCAATCCAAAGGAGTTTATAAAAATGGAGTTTCCTAAAGAACGAACTAACTTTTTCCCTTTGGACAAAAAAGGTTAA
- a CDS encoding type II toxin-antitoxin system HicB family antitoxin gives MKQLTAIIERNKDAFFAYIKEVDGCVACGKTYQEVKLNLEKMLNIAQKEDKDLKKILSKGYKFKFEVDLESVFDLIPEVNISQLAKTGNLNPGLLRQYVSGTKKASEAQTEKVMKAIKDVSVKLNSISLTVG, from the coding sequence ATGAAACAATTAACAGCAATAATAGAAAGAAATAAAGATGCATTTTTTGCTTATATTAAAGAGGTAGATGGCTGTGTTGCATGTGGTAAAACCTATCAAGAAGTCAAATTAAATTTAGAAAAAATGCTCAATATCGCCCAAAAAGAAGATAAGGATCTTAAAAAAATATTAAGTAAAGGATATAAATTTAAATTTGAAGTTGATTTAGAATCTGTATTTGATTTGATTCCAGAAGTAAACATCAGTCAATTGGCTAAAACAGGAAACCTAAATCCTGGTTTACTCAGACAATATGTTTCAGGTACAAAAAAAGCATCAGAAGCCCAAACTGAAAAAGTTATGAAAGCAATAAAGGATGTAAGTGTGAAATTAAATTCCATCAGCCTTACTGTAGGTTGA